One Miscanthus floridulus cultivar M001 chromosome 11, ASM1932011v1, whole genome shotgun sequence DNA window includes the following coding sequences:
- the LOC136490779 gene encoding beta-glucosidase 12-like, producing MVPHHIHMAPKGGSSTSSAAMLARLLPLLLLAAASNAYGGAGQPPISRRSFPEGFIFGTASAAYQYEGGAMEGGRGPSIWDTFTHQHPDKIADRSNGDVAVDSYHLYKEDVHIMKGMGMDAYRFSISWSRILPNGSLSGGVNREGIRYYNNLIDELLLKGIQPFVTLFHWDSPQALEDKYGGFLSPNIINDYKDYAEVCFKEFGDRVKHWITFNEPWTFCSNGYASGTFAPGRCSPWEQGKCSAGDSGTEPYTVCHHQILAHAETVRLYKEKYQVEQKGNIGITLVSHWFVPFSRSKSNDDAARRAVDFMLGWFMDPLTRGEYPLSMRALVGNRLPQFTKEQSELVKGAFDFIGLNYYTTNYADNLPQSNGLNVSYSTDARANLTGFRNGVPIGPQAASSWLFIYPRGFRELLLYVKENYGNPTVYITENGVDEANNKNLSLEEALKDDTRIEFYHAHLLALQSAIRDGANVKGYFAWSLLDNFEWVNGYTVRFGINFVDYNDGLKRYPKSSAHWFTKFLKK from the exons ATGGTGCCACACCACATCCACATGGCTCCCAAAGGAGGTAGCAGCACTAGCAGTGCTGCGATGCTTGCTCGTCTtctcccgctcctcctcctcgctgcTGCTTCCAACGCTTACGGTGGCGCTGGGCAGCCGCCGATCAGCAGGAGGAGCTTCCCTGAGGGGTTCATCTTCGGGACGGCCTCGGCGGCCTATCAG TACGAGGGTGGTGCGATGGAGGGGGGCAGAGGGCCCAGCATCTGGGACACCTTCACTCATCAGCACCCAG ATAAAATTGCTGACAGAAGCAATGGGGATGTGGCAGTGGATTCCTACCATCTCTACAAG GAAGATGTGCACATCATGAAGGGTATGGGGATGGATGCCTACAGGTTTTCAATCTCCTGGAGTAGAATTCTTCCAA ATGGAAGTCTGAGCGGTGGAGTAAACAGAGAAGGCATCAGATACTACAATAACTTGATCGATGAGCTTCTGTTGAAAG GGATACAGCCATTTGTGACCCTTTTTCACTGGGATTCACCTCAGGCGTTGGAAGATAAATATGGAGGATTTCTTAGTCCTAACATTAT AAACGACTACAAGGACTATGCTGAGGTTTGCTTCAAAGAATTTGGTGACCGAGTGAAACACTGGATCACGTTCAATGAGCCCTGGACCTTCTGCTCAAATGGGTATGCGTCTGGCACGTTTGCGCCGGGCCGGTGCTCACCATGGGAGCAGGGAAAGTGCAGCGCTGGGGATTCAGGAACAGAACCCTACACTGTCTGTCATCATCAGATACTCGCCCATGCAGAAACAGTCCGGTTGTACAAGGAAAAATATCAG GTGGAGCAAAAAGGAAATATTGGAATAACTCTAGTCTCACACTGGTTTGTGCCCTTTTCCCGTTCCAAATCAAACGATGATGCAGCGAGGCGTGCCGTCGACTTCATGCTTGGATG GTTCATGGACCCCCTTACTAGAGGAGAGTACCCGCTAAGCATGAGAGCATTGGTTGGAAACCGCTTGCCACAGTTCACAAAGGAACAGTCTGAGTTGGTCAAGGGTGCATTCGACTTCATTGGGCTAAACTACTACACTACAAACTACGCTGACAACCTTCCTCAATCAAACGGCCTCAACGTTAGCTATAGCACTGATGCCCGTGCTAATCTTACCG GTTTTCGAAATGGTGTCCCTATTGGTCCTCAG GCTGCTTCATCTTGGCTGTTCATATACCCTCGAGGCTTCCGTGAATTGCTGCTTTATGTTAAGGAAAACTATGGCAATCCTACCGTCTATATCACTGAAAATG GCGTGGACGAAGCCAACAACAAGAACCTCTCACTCGAGGAAGCTCTGAAGGACGACACCAGGATAGAGTTTTACCACGCCCACCTTCTTGCCCTGCAAAGTGCCATAAG GGACGGCGCCAACGTGAAGGGCTACTTCGCATGGTCGCTCCTTGACAACTTCGAGTGGGTGAACGGCTACACTGTCCGGTTCGGGATAAACTTCGTGGACTACAACGACGGGCTGAAGCGGTACCCCAAGAGCTCTGCACACTGGTTCACGAAGTTCCTCAAGAAATAA